In one window of Paraburkholderia phymatum STM815 DNA:
- a CDS encoding Gfo/Idh/MocA family oxidoreductase, with product MRGGPLRVGIVGLGRLGKRHAENLAYRVSGAALVAACSPIEEEREWARNALPAPRVYDDYRALLDDRDVDAVWLVTPSALHAQQIVDALNAGKHVFCEKPLSLDLAECERVIAEAGRHPQLQATIGFMRRFDPSYRDAFEKIETGVIGRPFLVRSQTCDQNDPEGFFVRFAPTSGGIFLDCTVHDIDLARWLLGMPKAKRVYATGVVALHEGLREFGDVDNGVAICEFEGGRMAMFYASRTLAHGNDTGSEVIGTAGSLYIGRNARLNRVEIADATGIRNECTPTFFDRFEDAFLHEARAFVAAVREGKQSGATLADAMEATRIGSALRESLSSGRAVDV from the coding sequence ATGCGCGGCGGCCCATTGCGGGTGGGTATCGTCGGTCTCGGCCGCCTTGGCAAGCGGCATGCGGAGAATCTCGCGTACCGCGTGTCGGGCGCGGCGCTCGTGGCTGCGTGCAGTCCCATCGAGGAGGAGCGCGAGTGGGCGCGCAATGCGCTGCCGGCGCCGCGCGTGTATGACGACTATCGCGCGTTGCTCGACGACCGCGACGTGGATGCCGTGTGGCTCGTCACGCCGTCCGCGCTGCACGCGCAGCAGATCGTCGATGCGCTGAACGCAGGCAAACATGTGTTCTGCGAGAAGCCGCTGTCGCTCGATCTCGCCGAGTGCGAGCGTGTGATTGCCGAGGCCGGGCGCCATCCGCAGTTGCAGGCGACGATCGGCTTCATGCGCCGTTTCGATCCCAGCTATCGCGACGCATTCGAGAAGATCGAGACGGGCGTGATCGGCAGGCCGTTCCTGGTGCGGTCGCAGACTTGCGATCAGAACGATCCCGAGGGCTTTTTCGTGCGCTTTGCACCGACGTCGGGCGGCATTTTTCTGGACTGCACGGTGCACGACATTGACCTCGCGCGCTGGCTGCTCGGCATGCCAAAGGCGAAGCGCGTGTATGCGACGGGAGTGGTTGCATTGCATGAGGGTCTGCGCGAATTCGGCGATGTCGACAACGGCGTGGCGATTTGCGAGTTCGAAGGCGGGCGCATGGCGATGTTTTACGCGTCGCGTACGCTGGCGCACGGCAACGATACGGGCAGCGAGGTGATCGGCACGGCGGGCTCGCTGTACATCGGCCGCAATGCGCGTCTCAATCGGGTCGAAATCGCGGACGCGACGGGCATCCGCAACGAATGCACGCCGACGTTCTTCGACCGGTTCGAGGATGCGTTTCTGCATGAAGCGCGGGCCTTCGTCGCGGCGGTGAGGGAAGGAAAGCAGAGCGGCGCGACGTTGGCGGATGCGATGGAGGCGACGCGGATCGGTTCTGCGCTGCGCGAGTCGCTGTCGAGCGGGCGGGCAGTCGATGTGTGA
- the iolG gene encoding inositol 2-dehydrogenase translates to MTEVAGKTIDAAVFGAGRIGKIHAANLARQPGVRLKYVVDVNRDAAAALAAQHGAQVADVDGAMGDASVGAAVICSSTDTHADLILQSAAQKKHVFCEKPVDLTLERARACADAVAKAGVVCMIGFQRRFDPTFAALKARIDAGEIGTPEMLVVTSRDPGAPPVEYIKHSGGIFKDMLIHDFDIFRWILDDEAETVHATGSCLSDPAIADAGDIDSTAVTIRTKRGRLCQINTARRAAYGYDQRFEVLGSEGMLQAGNVRPTEVTAYSKTAVSSDVPEHFFLERYRAAYALEMAHFFEAVTQGKPVRTTVADGLKALELAEAATRSWREGRAVKLNEAC, encoded by the coding sequence ATGACTGAAGTGGCAGGCAAGACGATCGATGCAGCCGTGTTCGGCGCAGGGCGCATCGGCAAGATTCATGCGGCCAACCTCGCACGGCAGCCGGGCGTGCGGCTCAAGTATGTGGTCGACGTGAACCGCGACGCCGCGGCTGCCCTTGCCGCGCAACACGGCGCGCAGGTGGCGGATGTGGACGGCGCGATGGGCGACGCGTCGGTGGGTGCGGCGGTGATCTGTTCGAGCACCGACACGCACGCCGACCTCATCCTTCAATCGGCGGCGCAGAAGAAGCATGTGTTCTGCGAGAAGCCCGTCGATCTGACGCTGGAACGTGCACGCGCATGTGCCGATGCCGTCGCGAAAGCGGGGGTGGTGTGCATGATCGGCTTCCAGCGGCGCTTCGATCCGACCTTTGCGGCGCTGAAGGCGCGCATCGACGCGGGTGAAATCGGCACGCCGGAGATGCTCGTCGTGACGAGTCGCGATCCCGGTGCGCCGCCCGTCGAGTACATCAAGCACTCGGGCGGCATCTTCAAGGACATGCTGATTCACGACTTCGATATCTTTCGCTGGATTCTCGACGACGAGGCCGAGACGGTGCACGCGACGGGTAGCTGCCTGTCAGACCCTGCGATCGCCGACGCGGGCGATATCGATTCGACGGCAGTGACGATCCGCACGAAGCGCGGACGTCTGTGCCAGATCAATACTGCGCGCCGCGCCGCGTATGGCTATGACCAGCGTTTCGAAGTGCTCGGCAGCGAAGGCATGTTGCAGGCGGGCAATGTGCGTCCGACGGAAGTGACGGCGTACTCGAAAACGGCTGTGTCGAGCGACGTGCCGGAGCACTTCTTTCTCGAACGATATCGCGCCGCGTATGCGCTCGAAATGGCGCATTTCTTCGAAGCCGTCACGCAAGGCAAGCCGGTGCGCACGACGGTCGCCGACGGCCTGAAGGCGCTCGAACTCGCCGAAGCCGCGACGCGTTCGTGGCGCGAGGGCCGCGCGGTCAAACTCAACGAGGCATGTTGA
- a CDS encoding MurR/RpiR family transcriptional regulator, giving the protein MQEDSTEELPSVEELMQRIAESYESLPRQLKSVATYLEQHRSSVMVDRTSDIAMSCGVHPSAVVRFAQRFGFSGFSDLQAVFRQAYTTQGGSAQSYQQRIRKLIDEKPGRLSGGSVAREFVAACRDGLDELEGSLDDAQFETAVKMLQQADNIYVVGVRRSFPVASYIVYALQHTPKRVHLVSGFGGMYREQIRSVKKGDVVIAISFAPYGKETQYCLRVAHHHQAKTLVITDSQLSPLARYASTQLYVKEGSAFAFRSLTSTICLCQALFIALAYKLELNVEESTDTGGYDD; this is encoded by the coding sequence ATGCAGGAAGACAGCACAGAAGAGTTGCCCAGCGTCGAAGAATTGATGCAACGCATCGCGGAAAGCTACGAATCGTTGCCGCGTCAGTTGAAGAGCGTCGCGACATACCTCGAGCAGCACCGTTCCAGCGTGATGGTCGATCGCACCAGCGACATCGCGATGAGTTGCGGCGTGCATCCGTCGGCGGTGGTGCGCTTTGCGCAGCGTTTCGGCTTCTCGGGCTTCTCCGATCTGCAGGCCGTGTTTCGTCAGGCATACACGACCCAGGGTGGCTCGGCGCAAAGCTATCAGCAGCGCATCCGCAAGCTGATCGACGAGAAGCCGGGGCGCCTGTCGGGCGGCAGCGTTGCGCGCGAGTTCGTGGCGGCGTGCCGCGACGGTCTGGACGAGCTGGAAGGCTCGCTCGACGACGCGCAGTTCGAGACCGCCGTAAAGATGCTGCAGCAGGCGGACAACATTTATGTAGTCGGCGTGCGGCGCTCGTTTCCCGTTGCGAGCTACATCGTCTACGCGTTGCAGCACACGCCGAAGCGCGTACATCTCGTGTCGGGCTTCGGCGGGATGTATCGCGAGCAGATCCGTAGCGTGAAGAAGGGCGACGTCGTGATCGCGATCAGCTTCGCGCCGTATGGCAAGGAAACGCAGTACTGCCTGCGCGTCGCGCATCACCACCAGGCGAAGACCCTTGTCATTACGGACAGCCAGCTGTCGCCACTCGCGCGCTACGCGAGCACGCAACTGTATGTGAAAGAGGGCAGCGCGTTTGCGTTCCGCTCGCTGACCAGCACGATCTGCCTGTGCCAGGCGCTGTTCATCGCGCTCGCGTACAAGCTGGAATTGAACGTAGAAGAGTCGACAGACACTGGAGGATACGATGACTGA
- a CDS encoding sugar ABC transporter substrate-binding protein, whose translation MRLCTGKASFKVLAAALTLAAGIGAMAAASTAQAADAKFVLISHAPDSDSWWNTIKNAIKQADEDFNVETDYRNPPNGDLADMSRLIEQSAARNYDGVIVTIADFDVLKSSLGKVTAKKIPLVTINSGTEEQSAQLGAIMHIGQPEYVAGKAAGEKAKAAGVKSFLCVNHFATNVVSFERCRGFADALGVNYKTSTIDSGQDPTEIQSKVSAYLRNHPNTGAILTLGPTPASATIKAVQQMGLTGKIYFATFDFSDDIAKGIQDGTIQFAIDQQPYLQGYIAVAVLAIVKKEHTTDPTKIRQILQANPKFKERLQTYGLEPSYGPKNIRSGPGFITKANIDKVIKYAGQYR comes from the coding sequence ATGAGACTTTGCACAGGCAAGGCTTCGTTCAAGGTTCTGGCAGCCGCGCTGACGCTGGCGGCCGGCATCGGCGCGATGGCGGCGGCATCGACGGCACAGGCGGCAGACGCGAAGTTCGTGCTGATCAGTCACGCGCCCGACTCCGACTCGTGGTGGAACACCATCAAGAATGCGATCAAGCAGGCCGACGAGGACTTCAACGTCGAAACCGACTACCGCAACCCGCCCAACGGCGATCTCGCCGACATGTCGCGTCTGATCGAGCAATCCGCGGCGCGCAACTACGATGGCGTGATCGTGACCATCGCCGACTTCGACGTGCTGAAGAGCTCGCTCGGCAAGGTCACCGCGAAGAAGATCCCTCTCGTCACGATCAACTCCGGCACGGAAGAACAAAGCGCGCAACTCGGTGCGATCATGCACATCGGCCAGCCCGAATACGTGGCGGGCAAGGCGGCGGGTGAAAAGGCCAAGGCCGCGGGCGTGAAGTCGTTCCTGTGCGTGAACCACTTCGCGACCAACGTGGTGTCGTTCGAACGTTGCCGCGGTTTCGCCGATGCGCTCGGCGTGAACTACAAGACGTCGACCATCGATTCGGGCCAGGATCCTACGGAAATCCAGTCGAAGGTCAGCGCTTATTTGCGCAACCATCCGAACACGGGCGCCATCCTCACGCTTGGACCGACGCCTGCGTCAGCGACGATCAAGGCGGTGCAGCAGATGGGCCTCACGGGCAAGATCTATTTCGCGACGTTCGACTTCTCGGACGATATTGCGAAAGGCATCCAGGACGGCACGATCCAGTTCGCGATCGACCAGCAACCGTATCTGCAAGGCTATATCGCTGTCGCGGTGCTCGCGATCGTGAAGAAGGAACACACGACGGATCCCACGAAGATCCGCCAGATCCTGCAGGCCAATCCGAAGTTCAAGGAGCGTCTGCAGACGTACGGCCTCGAGCCGTCGTATGGGCCGAAGAACATTCGTTCCGGTCCGGGCTTCATCACGAAGGCAAATATCGACAAGGTCATCAAGTACGCGGGCCAGTACCGCTGA
- a CDS encoding ABC transporter permease: MGVAGKHFPSQRHDAKGNEAQPATASDERIRKESFFGHVLNRPEFAAISGTVLVFLVFAITAGNSGMFNLDGVMNWSQVSAYLGILAVGACLLMIAGEFDLSIGSMIGFAGMMVAIPAVYFHWPIWASIIFAFAGSMALGALNGYLVMRTRLPSFIVTLAFLFILRGLTLALSIMVADRTIISGVGDLAQSDAVTNFLFHGVALHSLFTSLAHMGIGTLLDNGQPLVPGIPKVLLWWFALAAVGAFVLAKTRYGNWMLAVGGDANAAKNVGVPVRRVKISLFVLTAFCSCLFAVLQVCDIGSAAADRGLQKEFEAIIAAVIGGTLLTGGYGSVVGACFGALIFGVVQIGITYTNVSSDWFRVFLGVMLLIAVLFNHYVRRRVAQS, from the coding sequence ATGGGCGTAGCCGGCAAACACTTTCCATCGCAACGTCACGACGCGAAGGGCAACGAGGCACAACCTGCAACCGCATCCGATGAACGCATCCGCAAAGAATCGTTCTTCGGACACGTACTCAACAGGCCGGAATTCGCCGCCATCTCCGGCACCGTACTGGTGTTCCTCGTGTTCGCCATCACCGCGGGCAACTCGGGAATGTTCAACCTCGACGGCGTAATGAACTGGTCGCAGGTCTCCGCGTATCTCGGCATTCTCGCCGTCGGCGCATGTCTGCTAATGATCGCCGGCGAGTTCGATCTCTCCATCGGCTCGATGATCGGCTTCGCAGGCATGATGGTCGCCATACCCGCCGTCTACTTTCACTGGCCGATCTGGGCGTCCATCATCTTCGCGTTCGCCGGCTCCATGGCGCTCGGCGCGCTCAACGGCTACCTCGTGATGCGCACCCGCCTGCCGTCGTTCATCGTGACGCTCGCGTTCCTCTTCATTCTGCGCGGCCTGACGCTCGCACTGTCAATCATGGTCGCGGACCGCACCATCATCTCCGGTGTCGGCGATCTCGCCCAGTCCGATGCCGTGACCAACTTCCTGTTTCATGGCGTCGCGCTGCACAGCCTCTTCACGAGCCTCGCGCACATGGGCATCGGCACGCTGCTCGACAACGGTCAGCCGCTCGTGCCAGGCATTCCGAAGGTGCTGCTGTGGTGGTTCGCGCTGGCCGCCGTCGGTGCGTTCGTGCTCGCCAAGACGCGCTACGGCAACTGGATGCTCGCAGTCGGCGGCGATGCGAATGCCGCCAAGAACGTCGGCGTGCCCGTGCGACGCGTGAAGATCTCGCTGTTCGTGCTGACAGCCTTCTGCTCGTGCCTCTTCGCGGTGCTGCAAGTGTGCGATATCGGTTCCGCCGCCGCCGACCGCGGTCTGCAGAAGGAATTCGAGGCGATCATCGCCGCGGTCATCGGCGGCACACTGCTGACGGGCGGCTATGGATCAGTGGTGGGCGCCTGCTTCGGCGCGCTCATCTTCGGCGTCGTGCAGATCGGCATCACCTATACGAATGTCAGTTCCGACTGGTTCCGCGTGTTCCTCGGCGTGATGCTGCTGATCGCCGTGCTCTTCAATCACTATGTGCGCCGCCGCGTCGCGCAATCGTAA
- a CDS encoding ATP-binding cassette domain-containing protein, giving the protein MSDTPNQDDTILSLENVSKYFGKVIALSGVTLRLKRGEVHCLLGDNGAGKSTLIKTLAGVHQPSSGDYLVDGKKVNFESPSDALDMGIATVYQDLALVPLLSVARNFFMGREPQKKLFGLVNVMDLDTSARIARDKLAEMGIMVRDPHQPIGTMSGGERQCLAIARAIHFGARVLILDEPTAALGVKQSFNVLKLIHKARAKGISVIFITHNVHHAYPIGDSFTLLNRGKSMGTYTKDTITKDEVLDMMAGGAEMQKMISELEGAQI; this is encoded by the coding sequence ATGTCCGATACTCCGAACCAAGACGACACCATCCTCTCGCTCGAAAACGTCAGCAAGTACTTCGGCAAGGTGATCGCACTGTCCGGCGTCACGCTGCGACTCAAGCGCGGGGAAGTGCACTGCCTGCTGGGCGACAACGGCGCGGGCAAATCGACGCTCATCAAGACGCTCGCGGGCGTGCATCAGCCCTCCTCCGGCGATTACCTCGTGGACGGCAAGAAGGTCAACTTCGAATCGCCGAGCGATGCGCTCGATATGGGCATCGCCACCGTGTATCAGGATCTCGCGCTGGTGCCGCTGCTGTCCGTCGCGCGTAATTTCTTCATGGGACGCGAGCCGCAGAAGAAGCTGTTCGGCCTCGTCAACGTGATGGACCTCGACACGAGCGCGCGCATCGCCCGCGACAAGCTCGCCGAGATGGGCATCATGGTGCGCGACCCGCATCAGCCGATCGGCACGATGTCGGGCGGCGAGCGACAGTGTCTCGCAATTGCGCGTGCGATCCACTTCGGCGCACGCGTGCTGATTCTCGACGAACCGACGGCAGCCCTCGGCGTGAAGCAGAGCTTTAACGTGCTGAAGCTGATACACAAGGCGCGCGCCAAAGGCATCTCAGTGATCTTCATCACGCACAACGTGCACCACGCGTATCCGATCGGCGACTCGTTCACGCTGCTCAATCGCGGCAAGTCGATGGGCACCTACACGAAGGACACCATCACGAAGGACGAAGTGCTCGACATGATGGCGGGCGGCGCGGAGATGCAGAAGATGATCAGCGAACTGGAAGGCGCGCAGATCTGA
- a CDS encoding bifunctional 5-dehydro-2-deoxygluconokinase/5-dehydro-2-deoxyphosphogluconate aldolase: protein MALSSTPTPRGASRFAAGRSRDIVCLGRLAVDLYAQQVGSRLEDVASFAKYLGGSSANIAFGCARLGLNASMLARVGDDHMGRFLTETLTKEGCDVSRVRVDHQRLTALVLLGLKDRDTFPLIFYRENCADMAVDESDFDEQYIASSKALLITGTHFSTAQVNRTSRRALEYARRNDVRTVLDIDYRPVLWGLTGKADGETRFVANDGVSAHIQSILPLFDLVIGTEEEFRIAGGKNSLIESLAQVRQVTPATLVVKRGPLGCQIIEGDVPASIGETPVHGGVEVEVLNVLGAGDAFASGFLSGWLRDEPLEACARTANASGALVVSRHGCAPAMPTPAELEYFLREAKADPVRMRRPDRDATLARLHRVTPARKTYDEVLGFAFDHRNQFFELAQQTGADLARISTLKSLFVEAVKQTEQALGLQGKIAVLIDDRYGQDALNEATGRGWWIGRPVELPGSVPLVFDHGRSVGTTLTSWPREHVVKCLVQFHPDEPIEQRIEQEAQLRALYDAVQESGHELLLEVIPPKHLPAGPDVVYRALKRLYNIGIYPEWWKLEPMDASQWQTVDALIQERDPYCRGVVLLGLSAPVEQMMEGFRAAAHSKTCKGFTVGRTIFHEPSHAWLAGEIGDDEVIARVRRTFETLIHSWREHRGASHAAGSRHVNREQAA, encoded by the coding sequence ATGGCTCTTTCCAGCACACCCACGCCTCGCGGCGCGAGCCGCTTCGCAGCCGGCCGTAGCCGCGACATCGTCTGCCTCGGCCGGCTTGCCGTCGATCTTTACGCGCAGCAGGTCGGCTCGCGTCTCGAAGACGTGGCGAGCTTCGCGAAGTATCTGGGCGGCTCGTCCGCGAACATCGCGTTTGGCTGCGCGCGGCTCGGCCTGAATGCGTCGATGCTCGCGCGCGTCGGCGACGATCACATGGGCCGCTTTCTCACCGAAACACTCACGAAGGAAGGCTGCGACGTCAGCCGCGTGCGCGTCGATCACCAGCGTCTGACGGCCCTCGTACTGCTCGGCCTCAAAGACCGCGACACCTTTCCGCTGATCTTCTATCGCGAGAACTGCGCGGACATGGCCGTCGACGAAAGCGACTTCGATGAGCAGTACATCGCTTCGTCGAAAGCGCTGCTGATTACAGGCACGCACTTCTCGACGGCGCAGGTGAACCGCACGAGCCGCCGCGCGCTGGAATACGCACGGCGCAACGACGTGCGCACCGTACTCGACATCGACTATCGGCCCGTGCTGTGGGGGCTCACGGGCAAGGCCGACGGCGAGACGCGCTTCGTCGCAAACGATGGCGTGAGCGCGCACATCCAGAGCATCCTGCCGCTGTTCGATCTCGTGATCGGCACGGAAGAAGAGTTTCGCATCGCGGGCGGCAAGAACTCGCTGATCGAATCGCTCGCGCAGGTGCGCCAGGTGACGCCCGCGACGCTCGTCGTCAAGCGCGGGCCGCTCGGCTGCCAGATCATCGAGGGCGACGTGCCCGCCTCAATCGGCGAGACGCCCGTTCATGGCGGCGTCGAAGTCGAGGTGCTGAACGTGCTCGGCGCGGGTGATGCATTCGCATCGGGCTTCCTGTCCGGCTGGCTGCGCGACGAGCCGCTCGAAGCGTGCGCGCGCACCGCGAACGCAAGCGGTGCGCTCGTCGTGTCGCGTCACGGCTGCGCACCCGCGATGCCGACGCCCGCCGAACTCGAATACTTCTTGCGCGAAGCCAAAGCGGACCCCGTGCGCATGCGCCGCCCCGACCGCGATGCGACGCTCGCACGCCTGCATCGCGTGACGCCCGCGCGGAAAACGTACGACGAAGTGCTCGGCTTCGCATTCGATCATCGCAATCAGTTCTTCGAGCTCGCGCAACAGACGGGCGCCGACCTCGCTCGCATTTCGACGCTGAAGAGCCTGTTCGTCGAAGCCGTCAAACAGACGGAACAGGCACTCGGCCTGCAAGGCAAAATTGCCGTGCTGATCGACGACCGCTACGGTCAGGATGCACTGAACGAAGCGACGGGCCGCGGCTGGTGGATCGGCCGCCCCGTTGAACTGCCGGGCTCGGTGCCGCTCGTGTTCGATCATGGCCGCTCGGTCGGCACGACGTTGACGAGCTGGCCGCGCGAGCACGTCGTGAAGTGCCTCGTGCAGTTCCATCCCGACGAGCCCATCGAACAGCGCATCGAGCAGGAAGCGCAGCTGCGCGCGCTCTACGATGCCGTGCAGGAATCCGGCCACGAACTGCTGCTCGAAGTGATTCCCCCGAAGCATCTGCCTGCTGGGCCCGACGTCGTATATCGCGCGTTGAAGCGGCTGTACAACATCGGCATCTATCCGGAATGGTGGAAGCTCGAACCGATGGATGCGTCGCAATGGCAGACCGTCGACGCACTGATCCAGGAGCGCGATCCCTATTGCCGTGGCGTCGTGCTGCTCGGCCTCTCTGCGCCTGTCGAGCAGATGATGGAAGGCTTTCGCGCAGCGGCGCATTCGAAGACCTGCAAAGGCTTCACGGTTGGCCGCACGATTTTTCATGAACCGAGCCACGCGTGGCTTGCAGGCGAGATCGGCGACGACGAAGTGATCGCACGCGTGCGCCGCACGTTCGAAACACTGATCCACTCGTGGCGTGAGCATCGTGGCGCATCGCATGCGGCAGGCTCGCGTCACGTTAATCGGGAGCAGGCGGCATGA
- the iolD gene encoding 3D-(3,5/4)-trihydroxycyclohexane-1,2-dione acylhydrolase (decyclizing) has protein sequence MNQRALHHDVTTPSDTIAQVCADGTIRLTAAQAVVRYLAAQLVETEDGTGTEPLFGGVFAIFGHGNVAGLGEALYQYRHELPTYRAHNEQAMAHSAIAFAKAHFRRRMMAVTTSIGPGATNLVTAAALAHVNRLPVLLLPGDIFVSRAPDPVLQQVEDFHDGGISANDAFKPVSRYFDRIVHPAQLLNALPRALRVLTDAALCGPVTLALPQDVQATAYDYPADFFEPRIVKFHAPPPVEHELDDALLVLRNAKRPMIVAGGGVLYGRSTDALKTFASKHGIPVAETQAGKSALAWDDPLNLGSLGVTGSPGANEIAHEADCVLAVGTRLQDFTTGSNTLFAQAQVIGINANAFDGLKHRGCIVQADAKLALEAVGSRLEGWQPDSAWTARAQQRANEWRDIVHRLTHAPQHTAEGQSVLPYDADVIGAVQRSSEHSTTDDIVVCAAGTLPAELHKLWRAARPGAYHVEYGYSCMGYEIAGGLGAKLARPEREVIVMVGDGSYLMMNSEIATSVMLGAKLIVVVLDNRGYGCINRLQQACGGAPFNNMFDDCMQGTPGAAHIDFAAHARAMGAQAEHVANVQELEAAMRRARAADRTYLVCIDTDAARTTDQGGWWWEVAVPEVSPREGVRQARADYEAHTNARGRNNE, from the coding sequence ATGAACCAGCGCGCGTTGCATCATGATGTGACGACTCCATCCGACACGATCGCGCAGGTATGCGCCGATGGCACGATCCGTCTGACGGCGGCGCAGGCCGTCGTCCGTTATCTCGCCGCACAGCTCGTCGAGACGGAAGACGGCACGGGCACCGAGCCGCTATTCGGCGGCGTGTTCGCGATCTTCGGGCATGGCAATGTGGCGGGCCTCGGCGAAGCGCTCTATCAATATCGTCACGAATTGCCGACTTACCGTGCGCACAACGAACAGGCGATGGCGCACAGCGCGATCGCCTTCGCCAAGGCGCACTTCCGGCGGCGCATGATGGCGGTGACGACATCGATCGGTCCGGGCGCAACCAATCTCGTGACGGCGGCGGCGCTCGCGCATGTGAACCGCTTGCCCGTGCTGCTGCTGCCTGGCGATATCTTTGTGTCGCGCGCGCCGGACCCCGTGTTGCAGCAGGTGGAAGATTTCCACGACGGCGGCATCTCGGCGAACGACGCGTTCAAGCCCGTGTCGCGTTACTTCGATCGCATCGTGCATCCCGCGCAATTGCTCAACGCGCTGCCGCGCGCGCTGCGCGTGCTGACGGACGCCGCGCTGTGCGGCCCCGTCACGCTCGCACTGCCGCAGGACGTGCAGGCCACGGCCTACGACTACCCCGCGGATTTCTTCGAACCGCGCATCGTGAAGTTTCATGCGCCCCCGCCCGTCGAGCACGAACTCGACGATGCGCTGCTCGTGCTGCGCAACGCGAAGCGGCCGATGATCGTAGCAGGTGGCGGCGTGCTCTACGGCCGCTCCACGGATGCACTGAAGACATTCGCGTCAAAGCACGGCATTCCCGTTGCGGAAACGCAGGCGGGCAAGAGCGCGCTCGCGTGGGACGACCCGCTGAATCTCGGCTCGCTCGGCGTCACGGGCTCGCCGGGCGCCAATGAGATCGCTCACGAAGCCGATTGCGTGCTGGCCGTCGGCACGCGTCTGCAGGACTTCACGACGGGTTCGAACACGCTCTTCGCGCAGGCGCAGGTGATCGGCATCAATGCGAATGCGTTCGATGGTCTCAAGCATCGCGGCTGTATCGTGCAAGCCGATGCAAAGCTTGCACTCGAAGCCGTCGGCTCGCGGCTGGAAGGCTGGCAACCGGACAGCGCATGGACCGCGCGCGCGCAACAGCGTGCGAACGAATGGCGCGACATCGTGCACAGGCTCACGCACGCGCCTCAACACACGGCGGAAGGTCAAAGCGTGCTGCCGTACGACGCCGACGTAATCGGCGCCGTGCAGCGTTCCAGCGAACACTCGACCACCGACGACATCGTCGTCTGCGCGGCGGGCACGCTGCCCGCCGAACTGCACAAGCTATGGCGCGCAGCACGTCCGGGCGCGTATCACGTCGAGTATGGCTATTCGTGCATGGGCTACGAGATCGCAGGCGGCTTGGGCGCCAAGCTCGCACGGCCCGAGCGAGAGGTGATCGTGATGGTCGGCGACGGCAGCTATCTGATGATGAACAGTGAGATCGCGACCTCCGTGATGCTCGGCGCGAAGCTGATCGTCGTCGTGCTCGACAATCGCGGCTATGGCTGCATCAACCGCCTGCAGCAGGCATGCGGCGGCGCGCCGTTCAACAACATGTTCGACGACTGCATGCAGGGCACACCCGGCGCTGCGCATATCGACTTCGCCGCGCACGCGCGCGCGATGGGCGCGCAGGCCGAGCATGTCGCGAACGTGCAGGAACTCGAAGCCGCGATGCGGCGCGCGCGCGCCGCCGACCGCACGTATCTGGTGTGCATCGACACCGACGCCGCGCGCACCACGGACCAAGGCGGCTGGTGGTGGGAAGTCGCCGTGCCTGAAGTATCGCCGCGCGAAGGCGTGCGCCAGGCACGCGCCGATTACGAAGCGCACACGAATGCGCGTGGCAGGAACAACGAGTGA